A genomic stretch from Helianthus annuus cultivar XRQ/B chromosome 1, HanXRQr2.0-SUNRISE, whole genome shotgun sequence includes:
- the LOC110897966 gene encoding uncharacterized protein LOC110897966, whose translation MKDDDPQHPNNNRQWNFRSNSEYVKPFVPETVYDGFENFFSIKLLYGGVFTPSPGRKYAFGKAAYVDYCNIEEFSVHEIDWMVRDLQLYVPDVKFYYHFKIPELDLDVGLCPLGNDGDVRLLAKYVAKNKLIKVFIEHGETKVKNYFSPTQSSKVVIQELENEGGAVNTIQRPRRKKLRVSKNLLLQWKDVTDVEGSEAADKVINDVTDVEEGNTGGVETVNAEGNTGGVEAVDKLSNEVVNEGVTNEDVEANVGGVEANVGGVEANVGGVEVNVGGVEVNVGGVEVNVGGVEANVGVENASFHNSFSYDFDNANFSTDFPIDGVSRQAEGDESEVGQSKQAEGGESEVGQSRQAEGGESEHVEGVEASDGAEADDESTEGDDSDDSDFVEGLESMDEAEYDMMDYHANVDRGVEFMGAEVESVGNHDVDTSDDLLDDENLSYESFDSLTDEEMEDFETRRSLKLRELRRKKRVAQSTSQVTFYVGQLFPTAKAAKDKINKHAIETRRSLSFLRNDKRRIRVVCEGRCPIFTCGPNQTGPSQSGPGIHIQSASGPGIQKGKESSASGTKKGFKKGLVECNDKRKGRLNSVDCPWVLYLSRLSDEDETWVVKTYQPDHKCLTSRKIQPFTSTFLAKQEFVMNQIAANPNISVSRLQEELGRKYELSVTKMKAFRTKLKATKKIEGDFKVQYASLRDYVMELHRTNPGTTVKFVVEPECNPHAPTRIFKRIYICLGPLKEGFKECRRELLGLDGAFMKGPYPGQMLTAVGLDPNNGIYPLAYGIVEAENKDSWIWFLQCIKDDLDLPDNANFTFISDRQKGIIPAISQVFPAAEHRFCARHIWQNMKLQWRGDAFKDCLQNASKAYTVPDFEAKMEELRLYNIEAYNWLASIPPIHWSRSHFTGRAQSDVVLNNMCEVLNARTVNGRDKPIISALEFVREYLMQRIVNVIRKIRQTNGPLTPRVAKIFENTKKLAANYNVRWSGGTKYQVSGKVTVDGAATHKQYVVDVVDRVCTCREWEVSGIPCRHAVAVNWDMAMNGQEVGPPESWVNECYYLETWKRVYSHTIGPINGRELWPKSQVPTNLTPPLHHTPIGRPKKKRRKDAVELQDEVERASQARNKRNRAAEADNEQAVVGGKFTRKWKSVKCQKCGEKGHNQRTCGRTKTVAGPKKGKKGKKKKDGNQPTEAGEGAPTV comes from the exons ATGAAGGACGACGATCCTCAACATCCAAACAACAACCGTCAGTGGAATTTCCGGTCCAATTCTGAGTATGTGAAGCCGTTTGTACCAGAGACTGTTTACG ATGGTTTTGAGAACTTTTTCAGCATAAAACTTCTTTATGGTGGTGTGTTTACTCCGTCACCAGGAAGAAAATACGCTTTTGGCAAAGCTGCTTATGTTGACTACTGCAACATTGAGGAATTTTCAGTGCATGAAATCGATTGGATGGTGAGAGATCTTCAACTATATGTTCCTGATGTGAAGTTCTATTACCATTTTAAGATTCCTGAGTTAGATTTAGATGTTGGATTATGTCCTTTAGGTAATGATGGTGATGTTAGGCTTTTGGCCAAATATGTTGCAAAAAACAAACTTATTAAGGTGTTTATAGAACATGGTGAAACCAAGGTTAAAAATTACTTTAGTCCGACACAATCGTCGAAGGTGGTTATTCAAGAATTAGAGAATGAGGGGGGTGCTGTTAATACCATTCAAAGGCCTAGAAGAAAGAAACTTAGGGTATCAAAAAATCTGTTACTTCAATGGAAAGATGTAACTGATGTAGAAGGTTCAGAGGCTGCTGATAAGGTAATTAATGATGTAACTGATGTTGAAGAGGGTAACACAGGTGGTGTAGAGACTGTTAATGCAGAGGGTAACACAGGTGGTGTAGAGGCTGTTGATAAGTTAAGTAATGAAGTTGTAAATGAAGGTGTAACTAATGAAGATGTAGAGGCTAATGTAGGTGGTGTAGAGGCCAATGTAGGTGGTGTAGAGGCCAATGTAGGTGGTGTAGAGGTTAATGTAGGTGGTGTAGAGGTTAATGTAGGTGGTGTAGAGGTTAATGTAGGTGGTGTAGAGGCTAATGTAGGTGTGGAGAATGCATCGTTCCATAACAGTTTTAGCTATGATTTTGACAATGCAAATTTCTCAACTGATTTTCCAATAGATGGTGTGTCTAGGCAAGCTGAGGGTGATGAGTCTGAGGTTGGTCAGTCTAAGCAAGCTGAGGGTGGTGAGTCTGAGGTTGGTCAGTCTAGGCAAGCTGAGGGTGGTGAGTCTGAGCATGTTGAGGGTGTTGAGGCAAGTGATGGTGCTGAGGCTGATGATGAATCAACTGAGGGTGATGATTCAGATGACAGTGACTTTGTAGAGGGGTTAGAGAGTATGGATGAGGCTGAGTATGACATGATGGACTACCATGCAAATGTTGACAGGGGTGTGGAGTTTATGGGAGCTGAAGTAGAGTCTGTTGGCAACCATGATGTGGATACCAGTGATGACTTATTAGATGATGAAAATCTAAGTTATGAGTCTTTTGACAGTTTGACTGATGAGGAAATGGAAGATTTCGAAACTAGGAGAAGTTTGAAATTAAGAGAGTTGAGGAGGAAAAAGAGGGTTGCACAATCAACATCCCAAGTGACCTTTTATGTGGGTCAGTTGTTTCCAACAGCCAAAGCGGCAAAAGACAAGATAAACAAACATGCAATTGAAACAAGGAGGTCACTGTCTTTTCTGAGAAATGATAAAAGAAGAATTAGGGTGGTTTGTGAGGGTAGATGTCCAATATTCACATGTGGGCCAAATCAAACTGGGCCCAGCCAAAGTGGGCCTGGTATCCATATACAATCTGCAAGTGGGCCTGGTATCCAAAAAGGCAAGGAATCTTCTGCAAGTGGGACAAAAAAGGGGTTTAAAAAGGGATTGGTAGAATGCAATGATAAAAGGAAGGGTAGGTTAAATAGTGTTGATTGTCCTTGGGTTTTGTACTTGTCTAGATTGAGTGATGAAGATGAGACTTGGGTGGTAAAGACTTACCAACCGGATCACAAGTGTCTCACATCCAGAAAAATACAGCCTTTCACTTCTACCTTCTTGGCTAAACAAGAGTTTGTGATGAATCAGATTGCAGCCAACCCTAATATTTCAGTAAGTAGGCTACAAGAAGAGCTTGGGAGGAAGTATGAGCTGTCTGTGACAAAAATGAAG GCTTTCAGGACAAAGCTCAAGGCCACCAAAAAGATTGAAGGGGACTTCAAAGTTCAGTATGCAAGCCTCAGGGACTATGTCATGGAACTGCACAGGACCAATCCAGGTACAACAGTTAAATTTGTTGTTGAGCCTGAGTGTAACCCACATGCACCCACAAGGATCTTCAAGAGGATTTACATTTGTTTGGGACCACTGAAAGAAGGGTTTAAAGAGTGTAGGAGGGAACTGTTGGGGTTAGATGGGGCATTTATGAAAGGCCCCTACCCTGGTCAGATGCTAACAGCAGTTGGTTTAGATCCCAACAATGGCATTTATCCTTTAGCTTATGGAATTGTTGAGGCTGAGAACAAAGACTCCTGGATCTGGTTCCTACAGTGTATTAAAGATGACTTGGATCTTCCAGATAATGCAAATTTCACCTTCATTTCTGACAGGCAAAAG GGAATAATACCAGCCATAAGTCAGGTATTTCCAGCAGCTGAGCATAGATTTTGTGCAAGGCATATTTGGCAGAACATGAAACTTCAATGGAGAGGAGATGCCTTCAAGGATTGTCTTCAAAATGCATCCAAAGCTTATACAGTTCCAGATTTTGAAGCAAAAATGGAGGAGTTGAGGTTGTACAACATTGAAGCTTATAATTGGTTGGCAAGTATTCCACCCATTCACTGGAGCAGGTCTCATTTTACAG GTAGGGCACAATCTGATGTGGTGCTGAACAACATGTGTGAAGTCTTGAATGCAAGGACAGTCAATGGTCGAGACAAGCCTATAATTTCTGCTTTGGAGTTTGTCAGAGAGTATCTAATGCAGAGGATAGTGAATGTCATCAGGAAGATTCGGCAGACAAATGGTCCACTTACTCCTAGAGTTGCAAAGATCtttgaaaacacaaagaaattaGCTGCAAATTATAATGTTAGGTGGAGTGGTGGGACAAAGTATCAAGTCAGTGGTAAGGTCACAGTGGATGGTGCTGCAACACATAAACAGTATGTTGTGGATGTTGTGGATAGGGTTTGCACTTGTAGAGAATGGGAAGTTTCAGGAATCCCTTGTAGGCATGCTGTGGCTGTCAATTGGGACATGGCaatgaatggccaagaggttgGACCCCCAGAATCATGGGTTAATGAATGTTATTATCTTGAAACATGGAAGAGGGTTTACAGTCATACCATTGGTCCCATTAATGGTAGAGAATTATGGCCAAAATCACAGGTTCCAACCAACCTAACCCCACCTCTGCACCACACACCTATCGGCAGACCTAAGAAGAAAAGAAGGAAGGATGCTGTGGAGTTGCAGGATGAAGTTGAAAGGGCTTCACAAGCAAGAAACAAGAGAAACAGGGCTGCTGAAGCTGATAACGAGCAGGCTGTGGTTGGTGGCAAATTCACAAGAAAATGGAAGTCCGTGAAGTGCCAGAAGTGTGGTGAAAAGGGCCACAACCAAAGAACTTGTGGAAGGACCAAAACAGTTGCCGGGCCGAAGAAAGGGAAGAAAGgtaagaagaagaaagatggtaatCAACCTACTGAGGCTGGTGAGGGAGCTCCAACTGTTTAA